A single genomic interval of Nocardioides palaemonis harbors:
- the def gene encoding peptide deformylase, producing the protein MPDEPTAPADDARAPHGPLPTGGTVRPITRWGTPVMHAAQQQVTTYDDALAALAADMVATMYAADGVGLAACQVGEDVAMFVFDCPDDEGVRTVGLVCNPVLTLPEGRERRLDDDDEGCLSFPGSFEPCPRPDWARVDGTGLDGEPVSFEGTGLLARCLQHETDHTLGTVFGDRLSAKSRKRLTKKHDAAAEDYPLSWPAEQTG; encoded by the coding sequence ATGCCCGACGAGCCGACCGCCCCCGCCGACGACGCCCGGGCTCCCCACGGCCCCCTGCCCACCGGCGGCACCGTCCGTCCGATCACCCGCTGGGGCACGCCCGTGATGCACGCCGCGCAGCAGCAGGTGACGACCTACGACGACGCGCTGGCCGCCCTGGCCGCCGACATGGTCGCCACGATGTACGCCGCGGACGGCGTCGGCCTCGCCGCCTGCCAGGTCGGCGAGGACGTCGCGATGTTCGTCTTCGACTGCCCCGACGACGAGGGGGTGCGCACGGTCGGGCTGGTGTGCAACCCGGTCCTGACTCTGCCCGAGGGACGCGAGCGCCGCCTCGACGACGACGACGAGGGCTGCCTGTCCTTCCCCGGCTCCTTCGAGCCCTGCCCGCGACCGGACTGGGCGCGGGTCGACGGCACCGGCCTCGACGGCGAGCCGGTCTCCTTCGAGGGCACCGGGCTGCTCGCCCGGTGCCTCCAGCACGAGACCGACCACACCCTCGGCACGGTCTTCGGTGACCGGCTGTCGGCGAAGTCACGCAAGCGACTGACGAAGAAGCACGACGCCGCGGCCGAGGACTACCCGCTGTCGTGGCCCGCCGAGCAGACCGGCTGA
- a CDS encoding nucleosidase — protein sequence MSRQVLVVSATTAEAAHVPPDLPLVITGMGKTAAAAATARALAAYDDLAGMTVVNIGTAGALRPGLAGLFEPGTVLNHDLSADVVRALGHDPQERLEVGASDVVLATGDVFVSDPVVRDALAARAHLVDMEGYAVAYAAQQAGVPVRLVKHVSDAADESALDWPRLVAASAVVLGEWLATEL from the coding sequence GTGAGCCGGCAGGTCCTGGTCGTCTCCGCGACGACCGCGGAGGCCGCGCACGTCCCGCCCGACCTGCCGCTCGTCATCACCGGCATGGGCAAGACCGCCGCGGCGGCCGCGACCGCACGCGCCCTGGCGGCGTACGACGACCTCGCCGGCATGACGGTCGTCAACATCGGCACCGCCGGCGCGCTGCGTCCGGGCCTGGCCGGACTCTTCGAGCCTGGCACCGTGCTCAACCACGACCTGAGCGCCGACGTGGTCCGCGCGCTCGGCCACGACCCGCAGGAGCGGCTCGAGGTCGGCGCGTCCGACGTCGTCCTCGCCACCGGCGACGTCTTCGTGAGCGACCCGGTCGTGCGCGACGCCCTCGCCGCGCGCGCCCACCTCGTCGACATGGAGGGCTACGCCGTCGCCTATGCCGCGCAGCAGGCGGGCGTCCCCGTGCGCCTGGTCAAGCACGTGTCCGACGCCGCCGACGAGTCGGCGCTCGACTGGCCGAGGCTGGTGGCCGCCTCGGCGGTCGTCCTCGGGGAGTGGCTCGCGACCGAGCTCTGA
- a CDS encoding acyl-CoA dehydrogenase family protein, with amino-acid sequence MINLETPRKHATLIDQAHQLAMNMLRPISRRYDRAEHTYPKELDMLAALIDGVSESGASSGAGAGGVRREDGPDDGRVRNGTNLASVLSIAEMCWGDTALLLSMPRQGLGNSAIASVATEEQLERYRGTWAAMAITEPGTGSDSASITTTAVKDGDDYVINGEKIYVTSGDRADSVVVWATLDKELGRAAIKSFLVRKDNPGLKVERLEHKLGIRASDTAAITFTDCRVPAEDLLGSPEIDVKSGFAGAMATFDNTRPLVAGMAVGCARASLDLTRDLLEQAGVTVDHDRPAHLQSAAAATFLRLEADWEGAQLLMMQAAWMADNRRPNSLEASMAKAKAGRVGSDVTLSCVELCGTLGYSESELLEKWARDSKILDIFEGTQQIQQLIVARRLLGLTSSQLR; translated from the coding sequence ATGATCAACCTGGAGACCCCGAGGAAGCACGCCACGCTCATCGACCAGGCCCACCAGCTGGCGATGAACATGCTGCGGCCGATCTCGCGCCGCTACGACCGCGCCGAGCACACCTACCCCAAGGAGCTCGACATGCTGGCCGCGCTGATCGACGGCGTGTCCGAGTCGGGCGCCAGCAGCGGCGCCGGAGCGGGCGGCGTACGACGCGAGGACGGGCCCGACGACGGTCGGGTGCGCAACGGCACCAACCTCGCCTCCGTGCTGTCGATCGCCGAGATGTGCTGGGGCGACACCGCGCTGCTGCTGTCGATGCCGCGCCAGGGGCTCGGCAACTCCGCGATCGCCTCCGTGGCGACCGAGGAGCAGCTCGAGCGCTACCGGGGCACGTGGGCCGCGATGGCCATCACCGAGCCCGGGACCGGCTCCGACTCGGCCAGCATCACCACCACCGCGGTGAAGGACGGGGACGACTACGTCATCAACGGCGAGAAGATCTACGTCACCTCGGGCGACCGCGCGGACAGCGTCGTGGTGTGGGCGACCCTCGACAAGGAGCTCGGGCGGGCCGCGATCAAGTCGTTCCTGGTCCGCAAGGACAACCCGGGGCTGAAGGTCGAGCGGCTCGAGCACAAGCTCGGCATCCGCGCCTCCGACACGGCCGCGATCACCTTCACCGACTGCCGGGTGCCGGCCGAGGATCTTCTCGGCTCGCCGGAGATCGACGTGAAGTCCGGCTTCGCGGGGGCGATGGCGACCTTCGACAACACCCGGCCGCTCGTGGCCGGCATGGCGGTCGGCTGCGCCCGCGCGTCGCTCGACCTCACCCGCGACCTGCTCGAGCAGGCCGGCGTCACGGTCGACCACGACCGACCCGCGCACCTGCAGAGCGCGGCCGCCGCGACCTTCCTGCGCCTCGAGGCCGACTGGGAGGGTGCGCAGCTGCTGATGATGCAGGCGGCGTGGATGGCCGACAACCGCAGGCCCAACTCGCTGGAGGCGTCGATGGCCAAGGCGAAGGCCGGCCGCGTCGGGTCCGACGTCACGCTCTCCTGCGTCGAGCTGTGCGGCACCCTCGGCTACAGCGAGTCCGAGCTGCTGGAGAAGTGGGCGCGCGACTCCAAGATCCTCGACATCTTCGAGGGGACGCAGCAGATCCAGCAGCTGATCGTCGCGCGCCGGTTGCTCGGGCTGACGAGCAGCCAGCTGCGCTGA
- a CDS encoding YiaA/YiaB family inner membrane protein — protein MPSKTDTTAKNTAAFALQATISFGASLFAMLVAIYFMDADPWIKGFLALGTLYLTTSTFTLAKVVRDQQEDARVFHRIDQARVDKLLAEHDPFKSVS, from the coding sequence ATGCCCTCCAAGACCGACACCACCGCCAAGAACACCGCCGCCTTCGCCCTGCAGGCCACCATCTCGTTCGGTGCCTCGCTCTTCGCCATGCTGGTCGCGATCTACTTCATGGACGCCGACCCGTGGATCAAGGGCTTCCTCGCCCTCGGCACGCTCTACCTGACGACCTCGACCTTCACCCTCGCGAAGGTCGTGCGCGACCAGCAGGAGGACGCGCGGGTCTTCCACCGCATCGACCAGGCCCGCGTCGACAAGCTCCTCGCCGAGCACGACCCCTTCAAGTCCGTCTCCTGA
- a CDS encoding TrmH family RNA methyltransferase, translating into MARRADRLTAGMNDLRITRENARFQQWEALLTNRSKRHRNREFLVQGVRPVTRAVAEGWTVRQLLRADDSTSAWAEEMWASTDAERVVLAPQLHARLSGKDGAELVAVVEMPDDGVARLGDSARPHGPVVVFDRPTSPGNIGTLARSADAFGASALVVTGHAADPYDPQSVRASTGSLFALTVLRVPGPGPVVEHAHAHGYRIVGTDEEGTDLGSVDLAGRVVVVVGNETHGLSSAWRAVCDDVASIAMVGSASSLNAAVAGSLVLHEALRQRG; encoded by the coding sequence GTGGCCCGCCGAGCAGACCGGCTGACCGCGGGCATGAACGACCTGCGCATCACCCGTGAGAACGCGCGCTTCCAGCAGTGGGAGGCGCTGCTGACCAACCGGTCGAAGCGGCACCGCAACCGGGAGTTCCTCGTCCAGGGCGTCCGGCCCGTCACCCGGGCGGTGGCCGAGGGCTGGACCGTGCGCCAGCTGCTGCGTGCCGACGACTCGACGTCCGCATGGGCCGAGGAGATGTGGGCCTCGACCGACGCCGAGCGCGTCGTGCTCGCACCGCAGCTCCACGCCCGGCTCAGCGGCAAGGACGGCGCCGAGCTGGTCGCGGTCGTCGAGATGCCCGACGACGGGGTCGCCCGCCTCGGCGACTCGGCGCGCCCGCACGGGCCGGTCGTCGTCTTCGACCGCCCGACCAGCCCCGGCAACATCGGGACCCTGGCCCGGTCGGCCGACGCGTTCGGCGCCTCGGCGCTGGTCGTCACCGGGCACGCCGCCGACCCCTACGACCCCCAGTCCGTGCGGGCCAGCACCGGATCGCTCTTCGCGCTGACGGTGCTGCGCGTCCCGGGCCCCGGCCCGGTCGTGGAGCACGCCCACGCCCACGGCTACCGCATCGTCGGCACCGACGAGGAGGGCACAGACCTCGGCTCGGTCGACCTGGCCGGCCGGGTCGTGGTCGTGGTGGGCAACGAGACCCACGGGCTGTCCTCGGCGTGGCGGGCGGTCTGCGACGACGTCGCGAGCATCGCGATGGTCGGGTCCGCGTCGTCGCTCAACGCCGCCGTGGCGGGCTCGCTGGTCCTCCACGAAGCGCTGCGGCAGCGCGGCTGA
- a CDS encoding GuaB1 family IMP dehydrogenase-related protein, giving the protein MQFLDGATPPHDLTYDDVFMVPRHSAVASRYDVDLATSDGTGATLPLVVANMTAIAGKRMAETVARRGGLTVIPQDIPIPVVADVVAWVKQRHHVFDTPIELRPDQTVAEALSLIPKRAHRAAVVVEDGRPVGVVSEADCADVDRFAQVGSVMNRDVVTVSTGTDPREVYDAIERAKAPLAVAVSEAGELVGVLTRLGALRATLYTPALDAAGGLRIAAAVGVNGEVSERAEQLLAAGVDCLVVDTAHGHQDRMVQALRAVRALSPTVPVAAGNVVSAEGTRALVEAGADIVKVGVGPGAMCTTRMMTGVGRPQFSAVLECATAARELGRHVWADGGVRHPRDVALALAAGASSVMIGSWFAGTHESPGDLMHDADGRPFKVSFGMASARAVANRTAGESSYDRARKGLYEEGISSSRMYLDPQRPGVEDLIDQICSGVRSSCTYAGASTLAELHDNALVGLQSAAGFHEGRPLERSW; this is encoded by the coding sequence GTGCAGTTCCTCGACGGCGCGACGCCGCCCCACGACCTGACGTACGACGACGTGTTCATGGTGCCGCGGCACTCCGCGGTCGCGAGCCGCTACGACGTCGACCTCGCCACCTCCGACGGGACCGGCGCCACGCTGCCCCTCGTCGTGGCCAACATGACGGCGATCGCCGGCAAGCGGATGGCCGAGACGGTCGCCCGGCGAGGCGGCCTCACGGTCATCCCGCAGGACATCCCGATCCCGGTGGTCGCCGACGTCGTCGCGTGGGTCAAGCAGCGCCACCACGTGTTCGACACCCCGATCGAGCTGCGCCCCGACCAGACGGTCGCCGAGGCGCTCTCGCTGATCCCCAAGCGCGCCCACCGCGCGGCCGTCGTCGTCGAGGACGGCCGTCCGGTCGGCGTGGTGTCCGAGGCCGACTGCGCCGACGTCGACCGCTTCGCCCAGGTCGGCTCGGTGATGAACCGCGACGTCGTCACGGTCTCGACCGGCACCGACCCGCGCGAGGTCTACGACGCCATCGAGCGCGCCAAGGCGCCCCTGGCCGTCGCGGTCTCCGAGGCCGGCGAGCTGGTCGGCGTGCTGACCCGGCTCGGCGCCCTCCGCGCGACGCTCTACACGCCCGCGCTCGACGCGGCGGGCGGGCTGCGCATCGCGGCGGCCGTCGGCGTCAACGGCGAGGTGTCCGAGCGGGCCGAGCAGCTCCTGGCGGCCGGCGTCGACTGCCTGGTCGTCGACACCGCCCACGGCCACCAGGACCGGATGGTGCAGGCGCTCCGGGCCGTACGCGCGCTCTCGCCCACCGTGCCGGTCGCGGCCGGCAACGTCGTGTCGGCCGAGGGGACGCGCGCGCTCGTCGAGGCAGGTGCGGACATCGTCAAGGTCGGCGTCGGACCGGGCGCGATGTGCACCACCCGGATGATGACCGGCGTCGGGCGGCCGCAGTTCTCCGCCGTCCTCGAGTGCGCCACCGCCGCCCGCGAGCTGGGCAGGCACGTGTGGGCCGACGGGGGAGTGCGTCACCCGCGCGACGTCGCCCTGGCGCTGGCCGCCGGCGCGTCGTCGGTGATGATCGGGTCGTGGTTCGCCGGGACCCACGAGTCGCCCGGCGACCTGATGCACGACGCCGACGGCCGGCCGTTCAAGGTCTCGTTCGGCATGGCGTCGGCGCGCGCGGTCGCCAACCGCACGGCCGGCGAGTCGTCCTACGACCGGGCGCGCAAGGGCCTCTACGAGGAGGGCATCTCGTCCTCGCGGATGTACCTCGACCCGCAGCGTCCCGGCGTCGAGGACCTGATCGACCAGATCTGCTCCGGCGTGCGCTCGTCGTGCACCTATGCGGGGGCGAGCACCCTCGCCGAGCTGCACGACAACGCCCTCGTCGGCCTCCAGTCCGCCGCCGGCTTCCACGAGGGCCGTCCGCTCGAGCGGTCGTGGTGA
- a CDS encoding pyridoxal phosphate-dependent decarboxylase family protein, with the protein MPESAPGHMSPEEFRRQGHAAIDWIADYWASLDDLPVRSQVAPGDVRALLPASAPEEGESFDALLADLDRVVVPGLTHWQHPRFLAYFPANSSPAAILGDLLSSGIGAQGMIWATSPAVTEVEQVVLDWFAEALGLPTAFRSDGPGGGVIQDTASTATLTALLAALHRASGGDVRRHGVGAGQWTVYGSTQAHSSLVKAAMMAGLGEDAVRAVGVDPATQAMDVDALREAVAADVAAGRRPVMVHVASGSTSTGATDDVAAVVEVAREHDDLWVHVDAAWAGVAAVCPELRGHLRGVEDVDSFVTNPHKWLLTTFDCSTFWVRDRAALTGALSILPEYLRNAATESGAVVDYRDWHPQLGRRFRALKLWAVLRTYGLEGLRAHVRSGVELAQRVADHVAADDRFELVTEPSLSLVVLRLRAGDEQTLAAMEAVNASGEAYLSHTTVEGRAAIRVAVGSWRTTAADIDRTWAALQHAAEPLQG; encoded by the coding sequence ATGCCAGAGAGCGCACCCGGACACATGTCGCCCGAGGAGTTCCGCCGCCAGGGCCACGCGGCGATCGACTGGATCGCCGACTACTGGGCGTCGCTCGACGACCTGCCGGTGCGCTCGCAGGTCGCGCCGGGCGACGTACGGGCGCTGCTGCCGGCGTCCGCGCCCGAGGAGGGCGAGTCGTTCGACGCGCTGCTCGCCGACCTCGACCGCGTGGTGGTGCCGGGCCTCACCCACTGGCAGCACCCGCGGTTCCTCGCCTACTTCCCGGCCAACTCGTCGCCGGCGGCGATCCTCGGCGACCTGCTCTCGAGCGGCATCGGCGCGCAGGGGATGATCTGGGCGACCAGCCCGGCGGTGACCGAGGTCGAGCAGGTGGTGCTCGACTGGTTCGCCGAGGCGCTCGGCCTGCCGACCGCGTTCCGCAGCGACGGCCCCGGTGGCGGCGTCATCCAGGACACCGCGTCCACCGCGACGCTGACCGCGCTGCTCGCCGCCCTGCACCGCGCCAGCGGAGGTGACGTACGGCGTCATGGCGTCGGTGCCGGCCAGTGGACGGTCTACGGCTCCACGCAGGCGCACTCGTCGCTGGTGAAGGCGGCGATGATGGCCGGTCTGGGGGAGGACGCGGTGCGCGCGGTCGGCGTCGACCCAGCCACCCAGGCGATGGACGTCGACGCGCTGCGCGAGGCCGTCGCGGCGGACGTCGCGGCCGGCCGGCGCCCGGTCATGGTGCACGTCGCGTCCGGGTCCACCTCCACCGGCGCGACCGACGACGTCGCGGCCGTCGTGGAGGTCGCGCGCGAGCACGACGACCTGTGGGTCCACGTCGACGCCGCCTGGGCGGGGGTCGCCGCCGTCTGCCCCGAGCTGCGCGGCCACCTGCGGGGCGTGGAGGACGTCGACTCCTTCGTCACCAACCCGCACAAGTGGCTGCTGACGACCTTCGACTGCAGCACCTTCTGGGTGCGCGACCGCGCGGCGCTGACGGGGGCGCTCTCGATCCTGCCGGAGTACCTCCGCAACGCCGCGACCGAGTCGGGCGCCGTCGTGGACTACCGGGACTGGCACCCCCAGCTCGGACGACGCTTCCGTGCCCTCAAGCTCTGGGCCGTGCTCCGGACCTACGGGCTGGAGGGGCTGCGCGCCCACGTCCGGTCCGGCGTCGAGCTGGCGCAGCGGGTCGCCGACCACGTCGCGGCCGACGACCGCTTCGAGCTGGTGACCGAGCCGTCGCTGTCCCTGGTGGTGCTCCGGCTCCGCGCGGGCGACGAGCAGACGCTGGCCGCGATGGAGGCCGTCAACGCCTCGGGCGAGGCCTACCTCAGCCACACGACCGTCGAGGGGCGCGCCGCGATCCGCGTCGCGGTGGGCAGCTGGCGCACGACCGCGGCCGACATCGACCGGACCTGGGCGGCGCTCCAGCACGCCGCCGAGCCTCTGCAAGGGTGA
- a CDS encoding sulfotransferase, whose product MSTRELQHVFVMTYGRSGSTLLMGILNSIPGWLIRGENRHAMRHLYDFHRTGLAERDRVDPARASQPTHPWFGIEGFPEVASLQHIRTLAEATLLRPEHDTRVSGYKEIRWYDADLPDYLAFLQQVFPGARFVLNTRNLEDVAASNYWTHKDDPLAQVTAIEQKMLAAAEGLGDAVHRVHYDDYVADPDVLRGLFEWLGETYDQNRVEAVLATPHSRRGKHRDAE is encoded by the coding sequence ATGAGCACGCGCGAGCTCCAGCACGTCTTCGTGATGACCTACGGGCGGTCGGGCTCGACCCTCCTCATGGGCATCCTGAACTCGATCCCCGGCTGGCTGATCCGGGGCGAGAACCGCCACGCGATGCGTCACCTCTACGACTTCCACCGCACCGGCCTCGCCGAGCGCGACCGCGTCGACCCTGCCCGGGCGAGCCAGCCGACCCACCCGTGGTTCGGCATCGAGGGCTTCCCCGAGGTGGCGTCGCTCCAGCACATCCGGACGCTGGCCGAGGCGACCCTGCTGCGGCCCGAGCACGACACCCGGGTCAGCGGCTACAAGGAGATCCGCTGGTACGACGCGGACCTCCCGGACTACCTCGCGTTCCTCCAGCAGGTCTTCCCGGGCGCCCGGTTCGTGCTCAACACCCGCAATCTCGAGGACGTCGCGGCCAGCAACTACTGGACCCACAAGGACGACCCGCTCGCCCAGGTGACCGCGATCGAGCAGAAGATGCTCGCCGCGGCGGAGGGGCTCGGCGACGCGGTCCACCGGGTGCACTACGACGACTACGTCGCCGACCCGGACGTGCTGCGCGGGCTCTTCGAATGGCTCGGCGAGACCTACGACCAGAACCGCGTCGAGGCGGTCCTCGCCACCCCGCACTCCCGCCGCGGCAAGCACCGGGACGCCGAGTGA
- a CDS encoding DedA family protein, translating to MEAVLDWVVLVMRTIGSPGVGLATALETVFPPVPSELVLPLAGYTASQGHYGLVAAIAWATAGSLVGALVLYWLGAAWGLERICRLADRIPLVHADDVRRAVAWFGAHGRSAVFLGRLVPGVRSLVSIPAGVDRMPLPTFCLYTTLGSLLWNAALILAGYELGAQWHVVEGYVGPASNVVYVLVAVVLVVVAARRLRHKVSGGRRRSTPPQ from the coding sequence ATGGAAGCCGTCCTCGACTGGGTCGTCCTGGTCATGCGCACGATCGGCTCGCCCGGCGTCGGCCTGGCGACCGCCCTGGAGACCGTGTTCCCGCCGGTGCCCAGCGAGCTGGTGCTCCCGCTCGCGGGCTACACGGCCAGCCAGGGCCACTACGGCCTGGTCGCGGCGATCGCCTGGGCGACGGCCGGCTCGCTCGTGGGGGCCCTGGTGCTCTACTGGCTCGGCGCCGCGTGGGGGCTGGAGCGGATCTGCCGGCTCGCCGACCGGATCCCGCTGGTGCACGCCGACGACGTACGCCGTGCGGTGGCGTGGTTCGGGGCGCACGGCCGGTCCGCGGTGTTCCTGGGCCGGCTGGTCCCGGGGGTGCGCAGCCTGGTGTCGATCCCGGCGGGGGTCGACCGGATGCCGCTGCCCACGTTCTGCCTCTACACCACCCTCGGCAGCCTGCTCTGGAACGCGGCGCTGATCCTGGCCGGCTACGAGCTCGGCGCGCAGTGGCACGTGGTGGAGGGCTACGTCGGGCCGGCCAGCAACGTGGTCTACGTCCTGGTCGCGGTCGTGCTGGTCGTGGTCGCCGCGCGGCGGCTGCGGCACAAGGTCAGCGGCGGGCGGCGGCGTAGCACGCCACCGCAGTAG
- a CDS encoding LysR family substrate-binding domain-containing protein — protein MIAPLRVGFVTGATPDKWARHWRERRPETLHLVPTTEADQTDGVRDGSLDMALVRLPVDRDGLHCVRLYDEVQVAVASRDHMLAAADDEVTTADLVDEQLVRPHPSGWTPDAEQLDWPPMTEQEAVETVAAGTGVVILPMSVARLHQRKDVVTRVVADLEPTTMALVWLVERDDEVTQAFVGVTKGRTANTSR, from the coding sequence ATGATCGCTCCCCTCCGCGTCGGCTTCGTCACCGGCGCGACCCCCGACAAGTGGGCGCGCCACTGGCGCGAGCGGCGCCCCGAGACGCTGCACCTGGTGCCGACGACCGAGGCCGACCAGACCGACGGGGTGCGCGACGGAAGCCTCGACATGGCGCTCGTCCGGCTCCCCGTCGACCGCGACGGGCTGCACTGCGTCCGCCTCTACGACGAGGTGCAGGTCGCCGTCGCGTCCCGCGACCACATGCTGGCCGCGGCCGACGACGAGGTCACCACTGCCGACCTGGTCGACGAGCAGCTCGTCCGACCGCACCCCAGCGGCTGGACGCCGGACGCCGAGCAGCTCGACTGGCCCCCGATGACCGAGCAGGAGGCCGTGGAGACGGTCGCCGCCGGCACGGGCGTCGTGATCCTCCCGATGTCGGTGGCCCGCCTGCACCAGCGCAAGGACGTCGTCACCCGGGTCGTCGCCGACCTCGAGCCCACCACCATGGCGCTGGTGTGGCTCGTCGAGCGCGACGACGAGGTGACGCAGGCGTTCGTCGGCGTCACCAAGGGGCGTACCGCCAACACGTCGCGCTGA
- a CDS encoding acyl-CoA dehydrogenase family protein encodes MSLLSSLRPGGRHGLSSRESRDPIGYAVAAVNRLAQSDLIDRVGLRRQAERAVYVTTRDGFRVATAAGRTFARAGGRSPGARPAAAASRGVFDLTPTEDEQMLVDVVTELADEVLRPAAAAADDACAAPPEVLAATREVGLPVLGVPESLGGIMEERSAMAGTLVAEALARGDMGLAVASLAPGAVATALGLWGTDAQQQTYLPAFAGDDVPAAALCLAEPRVLFDASAPATTATRDGDGFVLDGVKSGVVRGAEAELFVVSAALDGTPALFLVESGAAGLEVEADPSMGLRAASLSRLHLDGVRVPGDALLGDTDGRAHTECVRLSRLAWCALAVGTAQAVLDYVKDYVNEREAFGEPISHRQSVAFMVADIAIELQAMRLLTWKAASRAARGDDVARAVGLARQLCAEKGMRIGLDGVQLLGGHGFVKEHPVERWYRDLRAIGVMEGAVLV; translated from the coding sequence ATGTCCCTCCTCAGCAGTCTCCGGCCCGGCGGTCGCCACGGGCTGTCCTCCCGGGAGAGCCGCGACCCCATCGGCTACGCCGTCGCAGCGGTCAACCGGCTCGCGCAGAGCGACCTGATCGACCGCGTCGGTCTCCGCCGGCAGGCCGAGCGGGCCGTCTACGTCACCACGCGCGACGGTTTCCGCGTCGCGACGGCGGCCGGGCGGACCTTCGCCCGCGCCGGCGGACGCTCGCCCGGCGCACGTCCTGCGGCCGCCGCGTCGCGCGGTGTCTTCGACCTCACCCCGACCGAGGACGAGCAGATGCTCGTCGACGTGGTCACCGAGCTGGCCGACGAGGTGCTGCGCCCTGCCGCCGCGGCGGCCGACGACGCCTGCGCGGCTCCGCCGGAGGTGCTCGCCGCCACCCGGGAGGTCGGCCTCCCGGTCCTCGGGGTGCCCGAGTCGCTCGGCGGCATCATGGAGGAGCGGTCCGCGATGGCGGGCACGCTGGTCGCCGAGGCGCTCGCGCGCGGCGACATGGGCCTCGCGGTCGCCTCGCTCGCACCCGGTGCCGTGGCGACCGCGCTCGGCCTCTGGGGCACCGACGCCCAGCAGCAGACCTACCTGCCGGCGTTCGCCGGCGACGACGTCCCGGCCGCCGCGCTCTGCCTGGCGGAGCCGCGGGTGCTGTTCGACGCGTCCGCGCCCGCCACCACCGCGACCCGCGACGGCGACGGGTTCGTGCTGGACGGGGTGAAGTCCGGCGTCGTGCGCGGCGCGGAGGCCGAGCTGTTCGTGGTCTCCGCCGCCCTCGACGGCACACCGGCCCTGTTCCTCGTCGAGTCCGGCGCGGCGGGGCTCGAGGTCGAGGCGGACCCGTCGATGGGCCTGCGCGCGGCGAGCCTGTCGCGCCTGCACCTCGACGGCGTACGCGTTCCGGGTGACGCGCTGCTCGGCGACACCGACGGGCGCGCCCACACCGAGTGCGTGCGGCTGTCGCGGCTCGCGTGGTGCGCGCTGGCCGTCGGCACCGCCCAGGCGGTGCTCGACTACGTGAAGGACTACGTCAACGAGCGCGAGGCGTTCGGCGAACCCATCAGCCACCGCCAGTCGGTCGCCTTCATGGTCGCCGACATCGCCATCGAGCTCCAGGCCATGCGGCTGCTGACCTGGAAGGCGGCGAGCCGCGCCGCCCGCGGCGACGACGTCGCCCGCGCCGTGGGGCTCGCCCGCCAGCTGTGCGCCGAGAAGGGGATGCGGATCGGCCTCGACGGGGTCCAGCTCCTCGGCGGCCACGGCTTCGTGAAGGAACACCCGGTCGAACGGTGGTACCGCGACCTGCGGGCCATCGGAGTCATGGAAGGTGCGGTGCTCGTCTGA
- a CDS encoding TrmH family RNA methyltransferase, whose product MADPLRTIEIDDPDDPRLADYRDLRDVELRKSLEAEHGLFLAEGEKVVRRAVEAGHRPRSFLMAPRWLDGLGDVIGDGDAPCYVLSEQLIEQVTGFHVHRGALASLERRVLPSVDEVLEGARSVLVLEDLVDHTNVGAIFRSGAALGFDAVLLAPRCADPLYRRAVKVGMGAVFTTPWTRLTDWYDALPDLSRRGFTTVALTLSTDSVPIEEALAGVDRLALVLGSEGHGLSGRWEASADRRAIIPMRAGIDSLNVAAATAVACYAAARR is encoded by the coding sequence GTGGCTGACCCGCTCCGCACCATCGAGATCGACGACCCGGACGACCCCCGCCTCGCCGACTACCGCGACCTGCGCGACGTGGAGCTGCGCAAGTCGCTCGAGGCCGAGCACGGGCTGTTCCTCGCCGAGGGCGAGAAGGTCGTCCGCCGGGCGGTCGAGGCCGGCCACCGGCCCCGCTCGTTCCTGATGGCCCCGCGCTGGCTCGACGGGCTCGGCGACGTGATCGGCGACGGGGACGCCCCCTGCTACGTGCTGTCCGAGCAGCTGATCGAGCAGGTCACCGGCTTCCACGTGCACCGGGGGGCGCTCGCGTCGCTGGAGCGCCGGGTGCTGCCGTCCGTCGACGAGGTGCTGGAGGGTGCCCGCTCGGTGCTGGTCCTCGAGGACCTCGTGGACCACACCAACGTGGGCGCGATCTTCCGCTCCGGCGCGGCCCTCGGCTTCGACGCGGTGCTGCTGGCGCCGCGGTGCGCCGACCCGCTCTACCGCCGGGCGGTGAAGGTCGGCATGGGGGCGGTGTTCACGACCCCGTGGACGCGACTGACCGACTGGTACGACGCGCTGCCGGACCTCTCGCGTCGCGGCTTCACCACCGTCGCGCTGACGCTGTCGACCGACTCGGTGCCGATCGAGGAGGCGTTGGCGGGCGTCGACCGGCTGGCGCTCGTGCTCGGCTCCGAGGGCCACGGCCTGTCCGGCCGCTGGGAGGCGTCGGCCGACCGCCGCGCGATCATCCCCATGCGCGCCGGCATCGACTCGCTCAACGTCGCCGCCGCTACTGCGGTGGCGTGCTACGCCGCCGCCCGCCGCTGA